In Molothrus ater isolate BHLD 08-10-18 breed brown headed cowbird chromosome 22, BPBGC_Mater_1.1, whole genome shotgun sequence, the following are encoded in one genomic region:
- the IL10RA gene encoding interleukin-10 receptor subunit alpha gives MVPSATVLALSLALLLACPTHGEKLAKPRSVRITTEMGWPLLRWKPGRGCPSDTRYNVEYVVYGIGMNWTAIPECWNTTEHSCNLTHYTLHPGQRHHARVRAVAGNLTSSWKKTGGFYPEQAGLRLAGQSLSVMGNSIQVRLRLLLHPGTSPEYSDLQREMSRYHVHLRRTRDNHTITVVKNRTEFTIRELFWLTEYCLSVEPSLANMPIPSRRSAEQCVTTGPRDSSAELLPTILSSFFITLSLLGLLGALLACTYIRRPVRTPSALKSFMKQSSLWVEHEPPSSGSLDADPIQQLFLCQKEPQLGSSPGSSTSAAQQPLEQGWKLPAWPKDQLGPTGSRDSSGTSTDSGICLRIPSSSSSSSSSSSLSCSVGPEPQGYRQQLPRAEDSGVGLESPCPAAGCSSGSANTSPGLSPATSQAGVEFRGYLQQSKGTMEPERGPGQGEPLLGCAGSLQGLGSTDTMLDMECSELAVAKGYLKQSNPEHPLTQHLSPRGAPVCSFSSQVGPQVPTLLSWAAPGAPLTSKASPDPKTPFDLHIFNNTAFPGVLPLIPSLSSSWIPLPTQPLGQLRGDSKDSRL, from the exons ATGGTCCCCTCTGCCACCGTCCTGGCGCTCAGCCTGGCGCTGCTCCTCGCCTGCCCTACCCACG GTGAGAAGCTGGCCAAGCCCCGTTCCGTGCGCATCACCACGGAGATGGGCTGGCCCCTGCTGCGCTGGAAGCCGGGGCGCGGCTGCCCCAGCGACACCCGCTACAACGTGGAGTACGTCGT CTATGGCATAGGCATGAACTGGACAGCCATCCCGGAGTGCTGGAACACCACGGAGCACTCCTGCAACCTCACCCACTACACCCTGCACCCGGGGCAGCGCCACCATGCTCGGGTCAGGGCCGTGGCCGGGAACCTCACGTCCTCCTGGAAAAAGACTGGAGGCTTCTACCCAGAGCAAG ctggcCTGCgcctggcggggcagagcctCTCCGTGATGGGCAACTCCATCCAGGTGCGGCTGCGGCTGCTGCTCCACCCCGGGACCAGCCCCGAGTACAGCGACTTGCAGAGGGAAATGAGCCGCTACCACGTGCACCTCCGGAGGACAAGGGACAACCACACG ATCACGGTGGTGAAGAACCGCACTGAGTTCACCATCAGAGAGCTGTTCTGGCTCACAGAGTACTGCCTGAGCgtggagcccagcctggccaacATGCCCATCCCCAGCAGGCGCTCTGCTGAGCAGTGTGTCACCACCGGCCCCAGGGACA GCAGTGCAGAACTCCTCCCGaccatcctcagctccttcttCATCACCCTGTCCttgctggggctcctgggggctctgctggcgTGTACCTACATCAGGAGACCTGTGAGGACACCGTCTGCCCTG aaGTCCTTCATGAAGCAGAGCTCGCTCTGGGTGGAGCACGAGCCCCCATCCTCGGGCAGCCTGGATGCAGACcccatccagcagctcttcctgtgCCAGAAGgagccccagctgggcagcagccctggcagcagcaccagcgcagcccagcagcccctggagcagggctggaagctcCCAGCATGGCCCAAGGACCAGCTGGgacccacagggagcagagacagCAGCGGCACCAGCACCGACAGCGGCATCTGCCTGCgcatcccctcctcctcctcctcttcttcatcctcctcctccctgagctgctccgtgggccctgagccccagggctacaggcagcagctgcccagggctgaggaCAGCGGGGTGGGCTTGgagagcccctgccctgctgctggctgctcctctggcagtgcaaacaccagcccagggctgtcccctgccaccagccaggctggagtggAGTTCCGGGGGTACCTGCAGCAGTCCAAGGGCACCATGGAACCAGAGAGGGGCccggggcagggagagcccctcctgggctgtgcagggtccctgcagggcctgggcagCACCGACACCATGCTGGACATGGagtgctctgagctggctgtgGCCAAGGGGTATTTGAAGCAGTCCAACCCCGAGCATCCCCTCACACAGCACCTCTCTCCCCGGGGAGCTCCtgtctgcagcttctccagccaGGTGGGGCCCCAAGTGCCcaccctgctgagctgggcagccccaggtgctccACTGACCTCCAAAGCCAGCCCTGATCCGAAAACTCCCTTCGACCTGCACATCTTCAACAACACTGCCTTCCCTGGGGTGCTGCCACTGAtccccagcctcagctccagTTGGATCCCActgcccacccagcccctgGGCCAGCTCAGGGGGGACAGCAAGGACAGCCGCCTGTGA
- the TMPRSS13 gene encoding transmembrane protease serine 13 yields the protein MDGKTSPTTASPSSVPPSLLHVSTASRIFGARPPPPRENVLGISFKPYSPESGPAPSPCSACDSTRSPMFRAPCMSQRRLALIFCVSVLIVLLIALILLFMFWRSQTGILYKEPAESCKDSAVRCDGVVDCSQRSDELGCVRFLSEESLLHVYSSTESQWLPVCSSDWDESLSRKTCRQLGFQNASQTEYIPLRVPGKSLTVTDERETIQQSLNSSQCLTGKYVSLRCTTCGQRISGRIIGGKETSVNKWPWQVSVQYGPIHICGGTIIDAQWVLTAAHCFFMNSMKILDDWKVYGGVSDLKQPMEGIPVSQVIINSNYSDDHDDYDIALMKLSRPLTLSAQVRPACLPMHGQRFQTGRSCFITGFGKTRENEDNTSPKLREAEVKLIDYKICNSDKVYEGYLTPRMMCAGYLQGGKDACQGDSGGPLVCEDDGRWYVAGVTSWGTGCGQKNKPGVYTRVTKLLSWIYSKMESEND from the exons aTGGACGGCAAAACCTCCCCG ACCACTGCCTCGCCCAGCAGtgtccctcccagcctgctccatgTCTCCACGGCCAGCAGAATCTTCGGTGCCCGACCTCCGCCGCCTCGAGAGAACGTCCTGGGCATCAGCTTCAAACCCTACAGCCCCGAGTCCGGCCCGGCGCCGAGCCCCTGCTCAGCCTGTGACAGCACCC gatcCCCCATGTTCAGAGCTCCCTGCATGAGCCAGCGGCGGCTCGCGCTCATCTTCTGCGTCTCTGTGCTCATCGTGCTGCTCATCGCCCTCATCCTGCTGT TCATGTTCTGGAGGTCACAGACGGGCATCCTGTACAaggagccagcagagagctgcaagGACAGCGCCGTGCGCTGCGACGGCGTCGTCGACTGCTCCCAGAGGAGCGACGAGCTGGGCTGTG tGCGCTTCTTATCCGAGGAGTCCTTGCTCCACGTGTACTCCAGCACCGAGAGCCAGTGGCTGCCGGTGTGCAGCAGTGACTGGGACGAGTCCCTCTCCAGGAAAACCTGCCGGCAGCTGGGATTTCAGaa CGCGTCCCAGACCGAGTACATCCCCCTGCGTGTCCCTGGCAAGAGCCTCACGGTGACTGATGAGCGAGAGACCATCCAGCAGAGCCTCAACAG ctcccagtgcctcaCAGGAAAGTACGTCTCCCTGCGATGCACAA ccTGTGGGCAGAGGATTTCTGGCCGGATCATCGGTGGGAAGGAGACCTCTGTGAACAAATGGCCCTGGCAGGTCAGCGTGCAGTACGGACCCATCCACATCTGCGGCGGCACCATCATCGACGCCCAGTGGGTGCTCACTGCTGCCCACTGCTTCTTCAT GAACAGCATGAAGATCCTGGACGACTGGAAGGTGTATGGGGGGGTGTCAGACCTGaagcagcccatggagggcaTCCCCGTGTCCCAGGTCATCATCAACTCCAACTACAGCGACGACCACGACGACTACGACATCGCCCTCATGAAGCTCTCCAGGCCACTGACACTCTCAG cccaggtgcGCCCCGCCTGCCTGCCCATGCACGGCCAGCGATTCCAGACCGGCCGGTCCTGCTTCATCACCGGCTTCGGCAAGACCAGGGAGAACGAAG ATAACACCTCCCCGAAACTGCGGGAGGCCGAGGTGAAGCTGATCGACTACAAGATCTGCAACAGCGACAAGGTGTACGAGGGCTACCTGACCCCCCGCATGATGTGCGCCGGGTACCTGCAGGGAGGCAAGGACGCCTGCCAG GGTGACAGCGGAGGGCCCCTGGTGTGCGAGGACGATGGGCGCTGGTACGTGGCCGGGGTGACGAGCTGGGGGACAGGATGTGGCCAGAAGAACAAGCCCGGGGTGTACACACGTGTGACAAAGCTCCTCAGCTGGATATACAGCAAAATGGAG AGCGAGAACGACTAA
- the FXYD6 gene encoding FXYD domain-containing ion transport regulator 6, with protein MEAVLIFLCSLLVPAALADVATQEKEEEDPFNYDYQSLRIGGLVFAVVLFTVGILLILSRRCRCSFKQKPRAPGDEEAQAENLITSNATAAQKAEN; from the exons ATGGAGGCAGTGCTCATcttcctgtgctccctgctggtGCCCGCAGCCCTGGCGGACG TGGCCAcccaggagaaggaggaggaggatccTTTCAACTATG ATTACCAGAGCCTGAGGATCGGGGGGCTGGTGTTCGCCGTGGTCCTGTTCACCGTGGGCATTCTCCTCATCCTCA gcaggaggtgcaggtGCAGTTTCAAGCAGAAGCCCAG ggctccaggggaCGAGGAGGCTCAGGCAGAGAACCTGATCACCTCGAACG CAACGGCAGCACAGAAGGCAGAGAACTGA
- the LOC118695644 gene encoding small integral membrane protein 35-like, whose protein sequence is MDPRTGQEPVRVIGVVLGIGLALLILASFGYTFIRWYRRGHCQRRPDFVFSLYHSRGLGSVALELVPPFSISGSLGTSGSGYEPFHSQRP, encoded by the exons aTGGACCCCCGCACAG GACAAGAGCCCGTCAGGGTGATTGGGGTTGTCTTGGGCATcgggctggccctgctgatCCTGGCCAGCTTTGGCTACACCTTCATCCGCTGGTACCGGCGGGGCCACTGCCAGCGCC ggCCTGACTTTGTCTTCAGCCTCTACCACTCGCG cgGGCTGGGCTCAGTGGCACTGGAGCTGGTGCCACCCTTCAGCATCAGTGGCTCGCTGGGCACCTCGGGCAGTGGCTACGAGCCCTTCCACAGCCAGAGGCCGTga
- the FXYD2 gene encoding LOW QUALITY PROTEIN: sodium/potassium-transporting ATPase subunit gamma (The sequence of the model RefSeq protein was modified relative to this genomic sequence to represent the inferred CDS: deleted 1 base in 1 codon) — translation MRFVSQLMRVPVGAHSQSEAPAGRRHAEAMGDEHVPEQGQDRFSYDYDTIRNGGLIFAVVAFVIGLLIILSQRFHCGGRKKRRQGNEDEL, via the exons ATGAGGTTTGTCTCCCAATTAATGCGCGTTCCCGTGGGTGCCCACTCGCAGAGCGAGGCGCCCGCCGGA CGACGACACGCCGAGGCCATGGGTGACG AGCACGTGCCCgagcagggccaggacaggTTCAGCTACG ACTATGACACCATCCGCAACGGGGGGCTCATCTTCGCCGTCGTGGCTTTTGTGATCGGGCTCCTCATCATCCTCA GCCAGCGGTTCCATTGcggagggaggaagaagaggag ACAAGGGAACGAGGACGAGCTGTAG